From a region of the Candidatus Eisenbacteria bacterium genome:
- a CDS encoding DMT family transporter: MSRVMVARLEVCAAALLFSLGGAGIKATDLTSWQVAGFRSGIAALFFLLFLPESRRALTWRSLVVGSSYAATMIFFVLANKLTTSANTIFLQSAAPLYVLLLAPLLLHERARRSDIPVMLLVVIGLSLFFVGSEAPHRTAPDPVRGNLLGLAAGVTWSLTIIGMRWLGRSGNAAPLSAALTGNFLAMAISLPFALPVANAGPTDAGIILGLGVFQIGLAYVFLIRGLRDVPAFEAMVLLLLEPALNPIWSWMIHGERPGGWALVGGALILGASVLKTWNDSRVVPKPGQLAPS, encoded by the coding sequence GTGAGCCGAGTTATGGTCGCCCGCCTCGAGGTCTGCGCGGCCGCGCTGCTCTTCTCGCTGGGCGGCGCCGGGATCAAGGCGACCGACCTCACGAGCTGGCAGGTGGCGGGCTTCCGCTCGGGAATCGCCGCGCTCTTCTTCCTCCTCTTCCTTCCCGAGTCGCGCCGGGCGCTGACCTGGCGGAGCCTCGTCGTCGGATCCTCGTACGCTGCGACGATGATCTTCTTCGTGCTCGCGAACAAGCTCACCACCTCCGCGAACACGATCTTCCTCCAGTCCGCCGCGCCGCTCTACGTGCTCCTCCTGGCGCCGCTCCTGCTCCACGAGCGCGCGCGGCGGTCGGACATCCCCGTCATGCTGCTCGTCGTGATCGGCCTCTCGCTCTTCTTCGTGGGGAGCGAGGCGCCGCACCGCACCGCGCCCGATCCCGTGCGAGGCAATCTGCTGGGACTCGCCGCGGGCGTGACCTGGTCGCTCACGATCATCGGCATGCGGTGGCTCGGACGCTCCGGGAATGCCGCGCCGCTCTCCGCCGCCCTCACGGGCAACTTCCTCGCGATGGCGATCTCGCTTCCCTTCGCCCTCCCGGTGGCCAACGCGGGGCCGACGGACGCCGGGATCATCCTCGGGCTCGGGGTCTTCCAGATCGGGCTCGCGTACGTGTTCCTGATCCGGGGCCTGCGCGACGTGCCCGCGTTCGAGGCGATGGTCCTCCTGCTTCTCGAGCCCGCGCTGAATCCGATCTGGTCCTGGATGATCCACGGGGAGCGCCCCGGAGGGTGGGCGCTCGTGGGAGGCGCGCTCATCCTGGGAGCGAGCGTGCTCAAGACGTGGAACGACTCGCGCGTGGTGCCGAAGCCCGGTCAGCTCGCTCCGTCGTAA
- a CDS encoding DUF4126 domain-containing protein, which yields MTPDALGLALGTAFAAGLNVYATVATLGLLHRLHVVSLPPSLDPLGHPIVLGIAIALYAVEFLADKIPYIDNVWDVLHTFIRPPAAALLAYAAVAGVPDTWRVGAALLAGGVALTSHTTKAATRAAVNTSPEPVSNSVVSILEDGVAIGLVWLAASHPVLTLGVVLVLFLAAIWVLWKLFGLLRRVYAGPPRGRLPESPPHPG from the coding sequence ATGACCCCGGACGCACTCGGCCTGGCCCTCGGCACGGCGTTCGCCGCGGGCCTCAACGTCTACGCGACGGTGGCGACGCTGGGACTCCTGCACCGGCTCCACGTCGTGAGCCTTCCGCCGTCCCTCGACCCTCTGGGACACCCGATCGTGCTCGGGATCGCGATCGCGCTCTACGCGGTCGAGTTCCTCGCGGACAAGATCCCCTACATCGACAACGTGTGGGACGTGCTGCACACGTTCATCCGCCCGCCGGCGGCCGCGTTGCTCGCGTACGCCGCCGTGGCCGGAGTTCCCGACACGTGGCGCGTCGGCGCCGCGCTCCTCGCGGGGGGCGTCGCGCTCACCTCCCACACGACCAAGGCGGCCACGCGCGCCGCGGTGAACACGAGCCCCGAGCCCGTGAGCAACAGCGTGGTCTCGATCCTCGAGGACGGCGTCGCGATCGGGCTGGTCTGGCTCGCTGCGAGTCATCCGGTCCTCACGCTGGGCGTGGTCCTGGTGCTCTTCCTCGCCGCGATCTGGGTCCTCTGGAAGCTCTTCGGCCTCCTTCGCCGCGTGTACGCCGGACCTCCGAGGGGACGGCTCCCGGAGTCCCCTCCCCATCCCGGTTGA
- a CDS encoding PP2C family protein-serine/threonine phosphatase — protein sequence MASRSAAWTWIVRLVLRPLLLSVPFALFFHTLFGDEWSDLPDFYVAALVFSLSISAMIEVNRAWIAPRLVPPDRDRPGHPLEIASFAVAAMLGSVIAAVLLQFTIAPGMFGSGRQILTVLLFGVVFTGLFLGVIYAVQMQRLVIQRARETAREERELELAAEVQKALLPPKTRSGPTYRAAGASLACRTIGGDFFETFDLPDGRLGFALGDVAGKGPSAAILAGLTQGVFTSHVGDGDGPATTLTRVNRAICRRAVESRFATIAYLILAPDGTLRASSAGHLPVFVARTDGSTLWLSKGGLLAGAFEDATYEEDEIALRPGDTVVVYSDGLTDAENPAGEQFGDDRLRAALQDASRLDSPETALDTVLLDVQRFASGQPQADDITLLVVRYDGAS from the coding sequence ATGGCCTCCCGCTCCGCAGCCTGGACCTGGATCGTGCGTCTCGTTCTCCGTCCCCTCCTCCTCTCCGTTCCGTTCGCGCTCTTCTTCCACACGCTCTTCGGGGACGAATGGTCCGATCTGCCGGACTTCTACGTCGCCGCGCTCGTCTTCTCCCTCTCGATCTCGGCGATGATCGAGGTCAACCGCGCGTGGATCGCGCCGCGCCTCGTTCCGCCGGACCGCGACCGCCCGGGCCATCCGCTCGAGATCGCGAGCTTCGCCGTGGCGGCGATGCTGGGAAGCGTGATCGCGGCGGTCCTGCTCCAGTTCACCATCGCTCCGGGGATGTTCGGCTCGGGGCGGCAGATCCTGACGGTCCTCCTCTTCGGTGTCGTCTTCACGGGGCTCTTCCTCGGCGTGATCTACGCCGTCCAGATGCAGCGGCTCGTGATCCAGCGCGCGCGGGAGACGGCGCGGGAAGAACGGGAGCTCGAGCTGGCCGCGGAGGTCCAGAAAGCGCTCCTGCCCCCGAAGACGCGATCCGGTCCCACCTACCGCGCGGCCGGCGCTTCCCTCGCGTGCCGGACGATCGGCGGCGACTTCTTCGAGACCTTCGACCTTCCGGACGGAAGGCTCGGGTTCGCGCTCGGGGACGTCGCGGGCAAGGGTCCCTCGGCCGCGATCCTCGCGGGCCTCACGCAGGGAGTCTTCACGTCGCACGTCGGAGACGGGGATGGACCGGCCACGACCCTCACGCGGGTCAACCGGGCGATCTGCCGCCGCGCCGTCGAGTCCCGGTTCGCCACCATCGCCTACCTGATCCTCGCTCCGGACGGCACGCTCCGCGCGTCGAGCGCGGGACATCTCCCGGTCTTCGTGGCGCGAACCGACGGCTCCACGCTCTGGCTCTCGAAGGGAGGGCTTCTCGCGGGAGCGTTCGAGGACGCGACCTATGAAGAGGACGAGATCGCCCTGCGGCCGGGGGACACGGTGGTCGTCTACAGCGACGGCTTGACCGACGCCGAGAATCCCGCGGGCGAGCAGTTCGGCGACGACCGGCTGCGCGCGGCGCTGCAGGATGCGTCCCGTCTGGACTCTCCCGAGACGGCGCTCGACACGGTGCTTCTCGACGTCCAGCGGTTCGCCTCGGGGCAGCCCCAGGCGGACGACATCACGCTCCTCGTGGTCCGTTACGACGGAGCGAGCTGA
- a CDS encoding glucose 1-dehydrogenase, giving the protein MPQGRLDGKVALVTGGARGIGLAACRKLAAEGAAVAMTDVLDAEGNAAADELSREGARVFYRHHDVSREDHWTAAVDAAVTAFGALHVLVNNAAIARNDDVEAETLEGFTRVAAVNTTGAWLGMKAVIPHLKRAGGGSIVNIASIYGTIGGSGHAIAYHASKGALRLMTKSAALRYATEGIRVNSVHPGFIETPMVAPLLEPVDGKQNPFLGFILGSTPMRRLGRPDEVANVIAFLAGDESSYMTGSEVYVDGGWTAA; this is encoded by the coding sequence GTGCCCCAGGGACGTCTCGACGGGAAGGTCGCGCTGGTGACGGGAGGCGCGCGGGGGATCGGGCTCGCGGCCTGCAGGAAGCTCGCGGCCGAGGGCGCGGCGGTGGCGATGACGGACGTCCTGGACGCGGAGGGGAACGCGGCCGCGGATGAGCTCTCGCGCGAAGGGGCGCGCGTCTTCTACCGCCACCATGACGTGTCCCGCGAAGACCACTGGACGGCCGCGGTCGACGCCGCCGTGACCGCGTTCGGCGCCCTCCACGTGCTCGTCAACAACGCGGCGATCGCCCGGAACGACGATGTCGAGGCGGAGACCCTCGAAGGCTTCACCCGGGTGGCGGCCGTGAACACGACGGGCGCGTGGCTCGGGATGAAGGCCGTGATCCCCCACCTGAAGCGCGCCGGGGGCGGGTCCATCGTGAACATCGCGTCCATCTACGGCACGATCGGCGGGAGCGGCCACGCGATCGCCTACCACGCCTCGAAGGGCGCCCTGCGTCTCATGACGAAGAGCGCCGCGCTCCGCTACGCGACCGAGGGAATCCGGGTGAATTCGGTCCATCCCGGCTTCATCGAGACGCCGATGGTCGCGCCCCTCCTCGAGCCCGTGGACGGGAAACAGAACCCCTTCCTCGGGTTCATCCTGGGGAGCACGCCCATGCGGCGCCTGGGCCGGCCCGACGAGGTCGCGAACGTCATCGCGTTCCTCGCGGGGGACGAGTCCTCCTACATGACCGGGTCCGAAGTGTACGTCGACGGCGGTTGGACCGCCGCCTGA
- a CDS encoding NAD-dependent malic enzyme, whose protein sequence is MSPFTELEDPRTGKRVWNVTLRGEALQDDPLLNKGTCFTEEEREAFGLRGLLPPGVQTEEEQRARAYENYRKSGGDVQRYLFLAGLQDRNETLFYRLLVDHLEEMAPIVYTPTVGKVCEQFSHIYRRPRGLYVSCDDRGRIASVLRNAPNRDVRVMVVTDNEAILGIGDQGVGGMGIPIGKLALYTAGAGIHPSHCLPLDLDVGTDNQALLDDPLYLGVPRRRLRGAPYDSLVDELVEAIREVFPRALIQWEDFASRNAFRVLERHRNRVLSFNDDIEGTGAVLLAGIRSALQHVGRPLRDERVVFLGAGASGAGCAIAVRRALREAGVPEAELASRVLSLDSKGLIVRGRPGLEGEKAAIAADPALVSGWASGPSGGIPLAEVVARFHPTILIGASGQPGWFPEPLIRDMARHCERPIVMPISNPTSRIEATPGEILEWTDGRAVVGTGSPFEPVTVRGVTHVIGQGNNAMIFPGVGLGAIAVDARRLTDAAFTAAERAVVECTSITGRPGEPIYPPLSSLREVSFRVAVAVGTQLVSEGAAPGVNAGEVERRVRDLVWEPAYRPYRAA, encoded by the coding sequence ATGAGTCCGTTCACCGAGCTCGAAGACCCGCGAACCGGGAAGAGGGTCTGGAACGTCACGCTCCGTGGCGAGGCGCTCCAGGACGATCCGCTCCTCAACAAGGGAACCTGCTTCACCGAGGAGGAGCGCGAGGCGTTCGGGCTCCGAGGGCTTCTCCCTCCCGGTGTCCAGACCGAGGAGGAGCAGCGCGCCCGCGCGTACGAGAACTACCGGAAGTCCGGCGGGGACGTGCAGCGGTACCTCTTCCTGGCGGGGCTCCAGGACCGGAACGAGACCCTCTTCTACCGGCTCCTCGTGGACCACCTCGAGGAGATGGCGCCCATCGTCTACACGCCCACGGTGGGGAAGGTCTGCGAGCAGTTCAGCCACATCTACCGGAGGCCGCGCGGGCTCTACGTCTCGTGCGACGATCGCGGTCGCATCGCGTCCGTGCTCCGGAACGCCCCGAACCGGGACGTGCGCGTCATGGTGGTCACCGACAACGAGGCGATCCTCGGGATCGGAGACCAGGGCGTGGGCGGGATGGGAATTCCGATCGGAAAGCTCGCGCTCTACACCGCGGGAGCGGGCATCCATCCGTCGCACTGCCTCCCGCTCGATCTCGACGTGGGCACCGACAACCAGGCGCTCCTCGACGATCCCCTCTACCTCGGCGTTCCCCGGCGCCGGCTTCGAGGCGCGCCGTACGACTCGCTCGTGGACGAGCTCGTGGAGGCGATCCGCGAGGTCTTCCCCCGCGCGCTGATCCAGTGGGAGGACTTCGCGAGCCGGAACGCGTTCCGCGTGCTGGAGCGCCACCGGAACCGCGTCCTCTCCTTCAACGACGACATCGAGGGAACGGGCGCGGTGCTCCTGGCCGGGATCCGGAGCGCGCTCCAGCACGTGGGCCGGCCGCTCCGGGACGAGCGCGTCGTGTTCCTGGGCGCGGGGGCCTCGGGCGCGGGCTGCGCGATCGCCGTGCGGCGCGCGCTCCGCGAGGCGGGCGTTCCGGAGGCCGAGCTCGCGTCGCGCGTGTTGAGCCTGGATTCGAAGGGGCTCATCGTGCGGGGCAGACCCGGCCTCGAAGGGGAGAAGGCGGCCATCGCGGCGGACCCCGCCCTGGTGAGCGGCTGGGCCTCCGGACCGAGCGGAGGCATCCCGCTCGCCGAGGTCGTCGCGCGATTCCATCCCACGATCCTGATCGGGGCCTCCGGACAGCCGGGCTGGTTCCCCGAGCCGCTGATCCGCGATATGGCGCGGCATTGCGAACGGCCGATCGTGATGCCGATCTCGAATCCCACTTCCCGGATCGAGGCCACTCCGGGGGAGATCCTGGAATGGACCGACGGCCGCGCGGTGGTGGGGACGGGGAGCCCGTTCGAGCCCGTCACCGTCCGCGGCGTGACGCACGTGATCGGCCAGGGCAACAACGCCATGATCTTCCCCGGCGTGGGCCTCGGAGCGATCGCCGTCGACGCGCGGCGTCTCACCGACGCGGCGTTCACCGCGGCGGAGCGCGCCGTCGTGGAATGCACGTCGATCACGGGCCGGCCGGGAGAGCCGATCTATCCTCCGCTCTCGAGCCTCCGTGAGGTATCGTTCCGCGTGGCGGTCGCGGTCGGAACGCAGCTCGTGTCGGAGGGAGCGGCGCCCGGCGTGAACGCAGGCGAGGTGGAGCGTCGCGTTCGCGATCTGGTCTGGGAGCCGGCCTACCGCCCGTACCGCGCCGCGTAG
- a CDS encoding PKD domain-containing protein: MTLQGRLIGFAFSFLLLVLHLAVPASAQHLFLDTNGDGVNDSNDAVDPSGVTRIDIWLDTNHDADGSQAFCNMDAATPLTINSWEVVLQAVGGTIEWGPLDNELPISSVSACFADEADTTDPVWYHNGWGGHYILDPGRYHVGTLRVRVLTGNPAIAVRSHDPAQPNDLTSFGTKCLATQGDNTYRLGEDWWDAAGLGDGLVADAGGPYTARRDLPLTFDSRQTMSVQGLPLTYEWDFGDGTQGTGPSPTHSYLRVGEYRVTLRVSDGNRSHETWTTVTVLDSMVPRADAGGPYTGVTGVPILLDGRDSSDPNGDRLLHLWTFGDGTSGADPYVFKTYFQAGTYTVTLTVLDGTGLSATDETTARIEQGPQRPPVAVAGGPYQGRAGVVLHFDGTGSSDPDGEPLRYRWIFGDGGEEGSVRSPSHVYLEPGVYEVVLEVTDGTFATSDVTTATIGEAPRINLPPTASVGGPYTGETRRSIVFQERGSSDPEGDPLTFLWNFGDQTTGEGPTASHVYYLPGHYGVILYVSDGTNTVEVRTTALVQPATSIHGRAFLLGGEDNLSDASVKSAMSVRLEPVEGSFRLDEIDKRRLVLRCEGSAVPEGVFPSAVNANGGDSDGNGEKEISAVFDGEDTARLLAHLSRTATARFTLTAPLLEGGETVAEWTARRTPGDGGFEAVVRPNPFNPQAVVTFVTKRAGTVRAQLYDTAGRLVRTLLRDQTMEAGRHDLPIVARNDSGSLLSSGVYFLRIEGPDGVLVTRVAVAK; encoded by the coding sequence ATGACTCTCCAGGGGCGACTCATCGGTTTCGCATTCTCCTTCCTGCTGCTCGTGCTCCACCTCGCGGTTCCCGCCTCGGCGCAACATCTCTTCCTCGACACGAACGGGGACGGGGTCAACGATTCGAACGACGCCGTCGATCCGTCCGGGGTCACGCGGATCGACATCTGGCTCGACACGAACCACGACGCGGACGGGAGTCAGGCCTTCTGCAACATGGACGCGGCGACGCCGCTCACCATCAACTCGTGGGAGGTCGTGCTCCAGGCGGTCGGCGGCACGATCGAGTGGGGACCGCTCGACAACGAGCTTCCCATCTCGTCCGTCAGCGCCTGCTTCGCCGACGAAGCCGACACGACGGATCCGGTCTGGTACCACAACGGCTGGGGCGGGCACTACATCCTCGATCCAGGCCGCTATCACGTCGGCACGCTTCGCGTCCGCGTTCTGACGGGAAATCCCGCGATCGCCGTCCGCTCCCACGATCCCGCGCAACCGAACGACCTCACCTCGTTCGGAACGAAGTGTCTCGCGACCCAGGGGGACAACACGTACCGGCTGGGTGAGGACTGGTGGGACGCGGCGGGTCTCGGTGACGGCCTGGTCGCCGATGCGGGCGGTCCCTACACGGCGAGGCGCGACCTCCCGCTCACGTTCGATTCCCGCCAGACCATGAGCGTCCAGGGCCTCCCGCTGACCTACGAGTGGGACTTCGGGGACGGAACCCAGGGAACGGGACCCTCGCCGACCCATTCCTACCTGCGCGTGGGCGAGTATCGCGTCACGTTGCGCGTGTCGGACGGGAACCGGAGCCACGAGACCTGGACCACCGTCACCGTGCTCGATTCCATGGTGCCTCGGGCGGACGCGGGCGGGCCGTACACGGGGGTCACGGGAGTTCCCATTCTCCTCGACGGGCGCGACTCCTCCGATCCCAACGGTGACCGGCTCCTCCATCTCTGGACGTTCGGCGACGGAACCTCGGGCGCGGATCCGTACGTGTTCAAGACCTACTTCCAGGCCGGGACCTACACCGTGACCCTCACGGTCCTGGACGGCACGGGGCTGAGCGCGACGGACGAGACCACGGCTCGGATCGAGCAGGGTCCGCAGCGGCCGCCCGTCGCCGTCGCCGGAGGGCCCTATCAGGGCCGCGCCGGGGTGGTCCTGCACTTCGACGGCACCGGGTCCTCCGACCCGGACGGGGAGCCGCTCCGCTACCGGTGGATCTTCGGGGACGGCGGAGAGGAAGGCTCGGTGCGGTCGCCGAGCCACGTGTATCTCGAACCGGGCGTTTACGAAGTCGTGCTCGAGGTGACGGACGGCACGTTCGCCACCTCGGACGTCACCACCGCGACGATCGGGGAGGCGCCCCGGATCAACCTTCCGCCCACGGCGTCGGTCGGCGGACCGTACACCGGGGAAACGCGTCGGAGCATCGTCTTCCAGGAGCGCGGCTCTTCCGATCCGGAGGGCGACCCGCTCACGTTCCTCTGGAACTTCGGTGACCAGACGACCGGGGAGGGGCCGACCGCCTCGCACGTCTATTACCTGCCGGGTCACTACGGAGTCATTCTCTACGTGAGCGACGGCACGAACACGGTGGAGGTCCGCACGACCGCGCTCGTTCAGCCCGCGACATCCATCCATGGGCGCGCGTTCCTCTTGGGCGGAGAGGACAATCTCTCGGATGCGTCGGTCAAGAGCGCGATGAGCGTGCGGCTCGAGCCGGTCGAGGGTTCCTTCCGCCTGGACGAGATCGACAAGCGGCGGCTGGTGCTGCGGTGCGAGGGATCCGCCGTCCCCGAGGGCGTCTTCCCGAGCGCCGTGAACGCGAACGGGGGAGACTCGGACGGGAACGGCGAGAAGGAGATCTCCGCGGTCTTCGACGGGGAGGACACGGCGAGGCTCCTCGCGCACCTGTCGCGCACCGCGACCGCCCGGTTCACGCTCACCGCACCGCTGCTCGAGGGTGGCGAGACCGTCGCCGAGTGGACGGCGCGACGGACTCCGGGAGACGGCGGGTTCGAGGCGGTCGTCCGGCCCAATCCGTTCAATCCCCAGGCGGTCGTGACCTTCGTGACGAAACGGGCCGGCACGGTCCGCGCGCAGCTCTACGACACGGCGGGACGATTGGTCCGCACGCTGCTTCGCGACCAGACGATGGAGGCGGGGAGGCACGATCTTCCGATCGTCGCGCGGAACGACTCCGGCTCGCTCCTCTCCTCGGGAGTCTACTTCCTGAGGATCGAGGGCCCGGATGGGGTCCTGGTCACGAGGGTCGCCGTGGCGAAGTGA
- a CDS encoding EamA family transporter, which yields MDAPRHRRWKIALAFACIYLIWGSTYLAIRFVVETLPPLGTAGVRFLIAGAGLYGWLAWRGEMRRVTLRHWKSAAILGSLFFLGGNGGVCWAETRVPSGLTALVIATVPLWIVGLDWVRPGGSKPKRWVLAGAALGILGVALLVSPGTAHEGIDPLGALVLLLASGSWALGTVTSRHLDHPGNHLTSTAMQMIGGGAALLLASAVTGEIADVSPSGVSSRSIAAFVYLILAGSLVGFSAYNWLLQVMPPATVGTYAFVNPGIAVLLGWAVAGEPVTGRILLAGGMIVVAVALIVTRRR from the coding sequence ATGGACGCGCCGCGCCACCGTCGCTGGAAGATCGCGCTCGCGTTCGCGTGCATCTACCTCATCTGGGGATCGACCTATCTCGCGATCCGCTTCGTCGTGGAGACGCTCCCTCCTCTGGGCACGGCGGGGGTGCGCTTCCTGATCGCCGGAGCCGGTCTCTACGGATGGCTCGCGTGGCGCGGCGAGATGCGTCGCGTCACGCTCCGGCACTGGAAGAGCGCCGCGATCCTGGGATCGCTCTTCTTCCTGGGCGGGAACGGCGGGGTGTGCTGGGCCGAGACGAGGGTGCCTTCCGGGCTCACGGCGCTCGTGATCGCGACCGTGCCGCTCTGGATCGTGGGGCTCGACTGGGTGCGTCCGGGCGGATCCAAACCCAAGCGGTGGGTTCTCGCGGGCGCGGCACTGGGCATCCTCGGCGTGGCGCTGCTCGTCTCGCCCGGGACGGCCCACGAGGGCATCGATCCTCTGGGCGCCCTGGTCCTCCTCCTCGCGAGCGGGAGCTGGGCGCTCGGGACGGTCACGTCGCGTCACCTGGATCATCCCGGAAATCACCTCACGTCCACCGCGATGCAGATGATCGGAGGAGGAGCGGCGCTCCTCCTCGCATCCGCCGTGACCGGTGAGATCGCGGACGTGAGCCCGAGCGGCGTGTCGAGCCGGTCGATCGCGGCGTTCGTCTACCTGATCCTCGCAGGCTCGCTGGTCGGCTTCTCCGCGTACAACTGGCTGTTACAGGTCATGCCGCCGGCGACCGTCGGGACGTACGCCTTCGTCAATCCCGGCATCGCCGTGCTGCTCGGATGGGCCGTGGCGGGCGAGCCCGTCACGGGTCGCATCCTGCTCGCCGGGGGAATGATCGTCGTCGCCGTGGCGCTCATCGTGACGCGGAGACGCTGA
- a CDS encoding TIGR02206 family membrane protein — translation MRPFELFGPDHLLVLLAIAVVTLSLTLLVRKNPWGIVSVAARVGLALYLLLVGGLVFVMAARSGLFRLIELLPFHLCDMAIILAVVALLWRIPWVYEVLYFWALAGTLLAIFTPDVPMGFPDPAFLSFFGIHAGVVASACVLTWGEGMRPRPGAAWTVFGITNAYAGLVGIVNFIAGTNFMYLNRKPSSPTLLDMLGPWPWYLLVADALALGLFLLLELPFRRRAAPVMPDRVE, via the coding sequence ATGAGGCCGTTCGAGCTCTTCGGTCCCGACCACCTCCTCGTCCTCCTCGCGATCGCGGTCGTGACGCTCTCGCTCACGCTCCTCGTCCGGAAGAACCCGTGGGGAATCGTCTCCGTCGCGGCGCGCGTGGGGCTCGCGCTCTACCTCCTCCTCGTCGGCGGACTCGTCTTCGTGATGGCGGCGCGCTCCGGCCTCTTCCGGCTGATCGAGCTCCTGCCGTTCCATCTCTGCGACATGGCGATCATCCTGGCCGTGGTCGCGCTCCTCTGGCGCATCCCGTGGGTGTACGAGGTCCTCTATTTCTGGGCGCTGGCGGGGACCTTGCTCGCGATCTTCACGCCGGACGTGCCGATGGGCTTTCCCGATCCGGCGTTCCTCTCCTTCTTCGGGATCCACGCGGGCGTGGTGGCTTCCGCGTGCGTGCTGACCTGGGGCGAGGGGATGCGGCCCCGTCCCGGCGCCGCGTGGACCGTGTTCGGGATCACGAACGCGTACGCCGGCCTCGTGGGGATCGTGAACTTCATCGCCGGCACGAACTTCATGTACCTGAACCGGAAGCCCTCGTCGCCGACGCTCCTCGACATGCTGGGCCCGTGGCCCTGGTATCTCCTCGTCGCGGACGCGCTCGCGCTCGGTCTCTTCCTGCTCCTCGAGCTGCCGTTCCGCCGGCGGGCGGCACCCGTCATGCCGGATCGCGTGGAGTAG